The nucleotide sequence AAGGTTGTTTTAAAAACAGAGGTAACGATTGAGGCATACATAGCCACTGATTAAGCTGCTCTTGTGTTACTTTGTTAGTATACACTACAAGTTTGCTTATACCCAATAGCAATGTACAAGCCACAATTACGCTATTAGCTGTGTTTAATTTTCCTGACATTGACGTAATATTAATGAGGCTGTTTTTTCGCTTGCTCCTTCTCCGCCTAACCTTTCTCTCAACAAAACATAATCTTTAAACACTTCGTAACGGTGCCTATAAGTAGTGAGCTTGTTAAGCTCAGCTTCTAAATTCTTTTTAGTAAGGTCACCTTGAATAAGCTCAGTAACCACAGGCTTATCCATAATGAGGTTTACTAATGAAATGTACTTGAGCTTGATAATGCGTTTGGCTATATGATAGGAAATCCAATTGCCTTTGTAGCACACCACTTCGGGGACGTTGAGCAAGGCGGTTTCTAAGGTAGCCGTACCACTGGTTACAAGCGCTGCATAAGATACTGAGAGCAAATCATAAGTTTTACCGCTTACAAAATGCACGTTTTCTTCTTTGATAAAACGTTTATAGAAGTGATAATCAATTGAGGGGGCTCCTGCTATTACGAACTGATACTGATGAAAATCATCGACTATAGAGAGCATTATTTTTAGCATCTTGGCTATTTCCTGCTTTCTACTACCTGGTAAGAGTGCTATAATAGGGCGCACATCTAAGTTATTTTCCTTTTTAAAAGTCTGCTCATCTACTTCTTTACGCTGTGCAATAGCATCGAGCAAAGGATGACCAACAAAATGCACGCGGTATTGGTGTTCTCTTTCATAGAAATCTTTTTCAAACGGGAGTATGACGTACATAAAATCTACATCGCGTTTGATTGCTTTTATGCGGTTCTCTTTCCAAGCCCATATTTGTGGTGAGATGTAGTAATGAGTAGGGATATGTTGTTGTTTAGCCCATTGGGCAATGCGCATATTAAAA is from Capnocytophaga ochracea DSM 7271 and encodes:
- the lpxB gene encoding lipid-A-disaccharide synthase; this encodes MKYYIIAGEASGDLHGANLMKALLEKDPKAEFRFWGGDQMQQVAGTQVKHYRDLAFMGFWEVITNLRTILRNIDFCKKDITQFNPDVLIFIDYPGFNMRIAQWAKQQHIPTHYYISPQIWAWKENRIKAIKRDVDFMYVILPFEKDFYEREHQYRVHFVGHPLLDAIAQRKEVDEQTFKKENNLDVRPIIALLPGSRKQEIAKMLKIMLSIVDDFHQYQFVIAGAPSIDYHFYKRFIKEENVHFVSGKTYDLLSVSYAALVTSGTATLETALLNVPEVVCYKGNWISYHIAKRIIKLKYISLVNLIMDKPVVTELIQGDLTKKNLEAELNKLTTYRHRYEVFKDYVLLRERLGGEGASEKTASLILRQCQEN